A window of Belonocnema kinseyi isolate 2016_QV_RU_SX_M_011 chromosome 9, B_treatae_v1, whole genome shotgun sequence contains these coding sequences:
- the LOC117179594 gene encoding lipase 3-like isoform X2, which yields MQISIVTQLLTYVSNILLSSVPQDINNQIRQIITDDGYPFEEYNLKTQDGYFLTIHRIPGGKGEKIDQSHRNKPIAYLVHALTQSSIDWVCVGRNVSLEEGGCEIRKCTRNASESLAVGVQIPASNSVHLSALIAMIRIVFTSLSFSLGIFDIVGHFGFTMFPFWVYMLTSIFEHRISTFLVFILIYSIFGIDENGADLEVVRREIVYIPGGISTKLITHYSFGVSNPGTFRQYDYGKSGNMGIYNSTYPPEYPLENVMVPIAIFQGLQDYLASPEDVEILVKKLPNVVCRKKFKELSHASFSWTRGVRKLVYEKIADLFINYGRNDTCCF from the exons ATGCAAATCTCTATTGTAACCCAACTACTTACTTACGTAAGTAATATTCTACTGTCGAGTGTTCCTCAAGATATAAACAACCAAATT AGACAAATTATAACTGATGACGGTTACCCGTTTGAGGAGTATAACTTGAAAACGCAGGATGGTTACTTTCTTACAATTCATCGTATACCGGGCGGGAAAGGAGAAAAAATTGATCAAAGCCATCGAAATAAGCCTATTGCTTACCTCGTCCATGCCCTCACACAAAGTTCCATAGACTGGGTTTGTGTTGGACGAAATGTATCATTAG AGGAAGGAGGTTGTGAGATAAGGAAATGCACTCGTAACGCGAGCGAATCATTAGCTGTAGGAGTGCAGATACCAGCGTCAAACAGTGTCCATCTGAGTGCTCTCATTGCAATGATTCGAATTGTCTTCACCTCTCTTTCCTTCTCTCTG GGGATCTTTGATATTGTAGGTCACTTCGGCTTCACAATGTTCCCTTTCTGGGTATATATGTTAACCTCCATTTTCGAACATAGAATATCAACATTTCTCGTGTTTATtcttatatattcaatttttggaatcGACGAAAATGGTGCAGATTTG gAAGTTGTAAGAAGAGAAATTGTATACATTCCTGGAGGAATTTCTACCAAACTAATTACTCATTATAGTTTTGGTGTCAGTAACCCAG GTACTTTTCGTCAATATGATTATGGAAAAAGTGGAAATATGGGAATATATAACTCAACATATCCTCCAGAGTATCCCCTGGAGAATGTGATGGTGCCTATAGCCATTTTTCAAGGGCTTCAAGATTACTTAGCTTCTCCAGAA gatGTTGAGATACTAGTAAAAAAACTTCCTAATGTTgtctgtagaaaaaaattcaaggaattgagccACGCTAGTTTTTCTTGGACCAGAGGAGTAAGAAAACTTGTTTATGAGAAAATTGCAGATTTATTCATCAATTACGGAAGAAATGATACTTGTTGCTTCtaa
- the LOC117179594 gene encoding lipase 3-like isoform X1 translates to MQISIVTQLLTYVSNILLSSVPQDINNQIRQIITDDGYPFEEYNLKTQDGYFLTIHRIPGGKGEKIDQSHRNKPIAYLVHALTQSSIDWVCVGRNVSLAYLLADKGFDVWLGNNRGTIFAQKHQTYSTTSSSFWNFSWHESGVIDIPDTIDFILNQTGKSELFYVCYSQSCTELLVMGSLKPEYSKKITLALNMAPPALFGHIKGLAWLPLWVLGRFISGIFDIVGHFGFTMFPFWVYMLTSIFEHRISTFLVFILIYSIFGIDENGADLEVVRREIVYIPGGISTKLITHYSFGVSNPGTFRQYDYGKSGNMGIYNSTYPPEYPLENVMVPIAIFQGLQDYLASPEDVEILVKKLPNVVCRKKFKELSHASFSWTRGVRKLVYEKIADLFINYGRNDTCCF, encoded by the exons ATGCAAATCTCTATTGTAACCCAACTACTTACTTACGTAAGTAATATTCTACTGTCGAGTGTTCCTCAAGATATAAACAACCAAATT AGACAAATTATAACTGATGACGGTTACCCGTTTGAGGAGTATAACTTGAAAACGCAGGATGGTTACTTTCTTACAATTCATCGTATACCGGGCGGGAAAGGAGAAAAAATTGATCAAAGCCATCGAAATAAGCCTATTGCTTACCTCGTCCATGCCCTCACACAAAGTTCCATAGACTGGGTTTGTGTTGGACGAAATGTATCATTAG cttaTCTGCTCGCTGACAAGGGATTTGATGTGTGGTTGGGAAATAATCGAGGAACCATTTTTGCCCAAAAGCACCAAACTTACTCCACGACAAGTTCCAGTTTCTGGAACTTTAG ttGGCACGAAAGTGGTGTTATCGACATTCCCGAtacaatagattttattttgaatcagactggaaaaagtgaacttttttatgTATGCTATTCCCAATCATGTACCGAGTTACTTGTCATGGGGTCTCTAAAACCCGaatacagtaaaaaaataactttagctCTGAACATGGCACCACCTGCTCTTTTTGGGCATATAAAAGGACTTGCATGGCTGCCATTATGGGTTCTGGGTCGTTTTATCTCA GGGATCTTTGATATTGTAGGTCACTTCGGCTTCACAATGTTCCCTTTCTGGGTATATATGTTAACCTCCATTTTCGAACATAGAATATCAACATTTCTCGTGTTTATtcttatatattcaatttttggaatcGACGAAAATGGTGCAGATTTG gAAGTTGTAAGAAGAGAAATTGTATACATTCCTGGAGGAATTTCTACCAAACTAATTACTCATTATAGTTTTGGTGTCAGTAACCCAG GTACTTTTCGTCAATATGATTATGGAAAAAGTGGAAATATGGGAATATATAACTCAACATATCCTCCAGAGTATCCCCTGGAGAATGTGATGGTGCCTATAGCCATTTTTCAAGGGCTTCAAGATTACTTAGCTTCTCCAGAA gatGTTGAGATACTAGTAAAAAAACTTCCTAATGTTgtctgtagaaaaaaattcaaggaattgagccACGCTAGTTTTTCTTGGACCAGAGGAGTAAGAAAACTTGTTTATGAGAAAATTGCAGATTTATTCATCAATTACGGAAGAAATGATACTTGTTGCTTCtaa